From one Acipenser ruthenus chromosome 21, fAciRut3.2 maternal haplotype, whole genome shotgun sequence genomic stretch:
- the LOC117428183 gene encoding biogenesis of lysosome-related organelles complex 1 subunit 6-like: MEPEVKEHEETSPMTSPVNNNHSIESNITYSSLSEDLVFVDNEAVEKLTEGLISHYLPDLQHSKMALQELTQNQVILLDTLEQEITKFRECNSLLDLNALFTEAKYYHNKLVNIRKEMMMLHEKTTKLKKRALKLQQQKHKEALEREQQREKELERERQLIAKPAKRK, from the exons ATGGAGCCAGAGGTGAAAGAACATGAGGAGACTTCACCCATGACCTCCCCAGTAAACAACAACCACTCTATAG AATCCAATATAACATATTCAAGCCTGTCTGAAGACTTGGTGTTTGTGGATAATGAGGCAGTTGAAAAGCTAACTGAAGGACTAATCTCACATTATTTACCTGACCTGCAACATTCAAAAATGGCCTTGCAAGAGCTGAC ACAAAATCAAGTAATATTACTCGACACCCTGGAACAAGAAATCACAAAATTTCGGGAGTGTAATTCGTTACTTGATCTAAATGCCCTG tttacaGAAGCTAAGTACTATCATAATAAACTGGTGAATATAAGAAAAGAAATGATGATGCTACATGAAAAGACAACTAAATTGAAG AAAAGAGCACTGAAActtcaacaacaaaaacataaagaAGCACTGGAGCGAGAACAGCAGCgagaaaaggagctggaaaggGAACGGCAGCTGATTGCAAAACctgcaaaaagaaaataa